The DNA segment GATTTACCCATTGGTGTGGTTGACCTTGAGCACAGCAGCCTGTCGAGAGGCGTGATCCGTTATTACGATACCAGCCCAACTTTGCAAGTAATCCAGTCTTATACGTCGATAGAGCAAGGTAAGCAGGATTTACAAGCGGGAAAAATTTATGCTCTGGTGGTCATTCCCGATGATTTAACTCGAGACGTATTACTTGGGCACCCTCCGACTATAACCACATTTTATAATAGCCAGTTCATTCTGATTGGTAAGCTTGTGACTGCAGCAATGCAACAAGCGCAAGGCACGTTTAACGCCCAAATTGAAGCGGAAAAAAATATGAGTAAAGGCAATACGCTACCGCAGCAAGCGTTAGCCCAAGCGGTGCCGATTCAAACTCAAATTACCGCGTTATTTAATAGCAACAGTCACTATGGTCAGTTTTTGGTGTCGGCGGCCATTCCGGCGTTATGGCAAATCTTTATTGTCGCCACCACGGTATTGAGTTTTGCACTAGAGCAGCGTCAGCAAGGGATTGCCAAATGGTTGACACCCGATCCCATTCGTCAGTTGCTAAGCAAGATTATCGCCTACACGCCGTTTTATTTAGTGCAAGGTATTATCTTCTTACTGGTGATGTATGTGTGGCTAGATTGGCCGATGCATGGTCATTGGAGCATTTTATTATTGGCGCAACTGTTGATGGTGTTGGCTTGCCAAAGTGTCGGCGCGTTGTTTTTCATGCTGACTTTAGATGCTACTCGTTCAATGAGTTTTGTGGCCGCGTTTACTGCCCCCGCTTTTGCGTTTATGGGTATCACGTTCCCAACCTCAGATATGCCATTACTTGGACTGGTTTGGCGTAACCTCTTACCGGTCAGTCACTACATCGATGTGCAAGTCAAACAAGTCAATAATGGGGTTGATTGGGGGCAAGCGGCGA comes from the Vibrio gangliei genome and includes:
- a CDS encoding ABC transporter permease; its protein translation is MIESHALQREWSQITQQPWLKAMLWWLPCVLFFALWWIFSTGSARDLPIGVVDLEHSSLSRGVIRYYDTSPTLQVIQSYTSIEQGKQDLQAGKIYALVVIPDDLTRDVLLGHPPTITTFYNSQFILIGKLVTAAMQQAQGTFNAQIEAEKNMSKGNTLPQQALAQAVPIQTQITALFNSNSHYGQFLVSAAIPALWQIFIVATTVLSFALEQRQQGIAKWLTPDPIRQLLSKIIAYTPFYLVQGIIFLLVMYVWLDWPMHGHWSILLLAQLLMVLACQSVGALFFMLTLDATRSMSFVAAFTAPAFAFMGITFPTSDMPLLGLVWRNLLPVSHYIDVQVKQVNNGVDWGQAASSLLSLGCFTLLLLLVAVRAKSLALKVGATS